The following are encoded together in the Euwallacea fornicatus isolate EFF26 chromosome 11, ASM4011564v1, whole genome shotgun sequence genome:
- the LOC136342245 gene encoding LOW QUALITY PROTEIN: piggyBac transposable element-derived protein 4-like (The sequence of the model RefSeq protein was modified relative to this genomic sequence to represent the inferred CDS: deleted 1 base in 1 codon; substituted 1 base at 1 genomic stop codon) → MLKLVIHETNACAEHFYLGANTKEKSRITNWKDITREELLTSIDLPLRIGTIRLNRLQDYWKTHHLCNVPIFPTCCTRKVRFIIFLRCLHICTNPPPAAPESSDRLHKLRHLIDNFNSGTTEVYSPGEEPSLDEPMALWRGRLVFRQFIKNKKRKYYKXLYLLTEPNGTVMKFSLCDGTLDNYGGQGDAANLVLNLLDEKLNVGPSAFVDDFYNIHDLAVQFLQKNTCCTETLRNDTENNPVEIKRTKLKKGDTISLHANGVMVGKWRDKRVVVYVLTEFQNNLITYFSHRNQEKEKPEPLVQYNNLMGGIDEKDQIMANRSREREKERERERERERERERERERERERERERERERERGVEMKIHPTMDIVM, encoded by the exons ATGCTGAAGCTCGTTATTCACGAGACGAACGCATGTGCTGAGCATTTCTACCTCGGTGCAAATACGAAAGAAAAATCTCGTATAACAAATTGGAAAGATATTACACGTGAAGAACTACTAACGTCTATTGACTTACCATTACGTATAGGAACCATTAGATTGAACAGACTGCAAGATTATTGGAAAACCCACCATCTGTGTAATGTACCCATATTTCCAACATGCTGTACGAGGAAGGTTCGATTTATTATCTTTTTGCGGTGTCTTCACATTTGTACGAATCCTCCACCTGCTGCACCGGAATCTTCAGACAGACTCCATAAATTAAGACACCTTATAGATAACTTTAACAGTGGGACGACTGAGGTTTATAGTCCGGGTGAAGAACCATCGCTCGACGAACCGATGGCATTGTGGAGAGGAAGATTGGTTTTTCGgcaattcataaaaaataaaaaacgtaaatactataaataattatatttgttGACGGAACCAAATGGCAccgtaatgaaattttctctcTGCGATGGAACTCTTGACAATTATGGTGGCCAGGGAGATGCTGCCAATCTTGTCCTGAATTTGCTGGATGAAAAACTAAACGTTGGACCTTCAGCGTTTGTGGACGATTTTTACAACATTCATGACCTCGCTGTccagtttttgcaa aaaaatacttgCTGCACTGAAACTTTAAGAAATGATACGGAGAACAATCCAGTTGAAATAAAAAGgactaaattgaaaaaaggaGATACGATATCTCTTCATGCAAACGGAGTTATGGTGGGTAAGTGGAGAGACAAAAGAGTTGTTGTTTATGTTTTAacagaatttcaaaataatttgataacATATTTTAGTCATCGGAaccaagaaaaagaaaagccAGAGCCTCTGGTGcaatacaataatttaatgGGAGGAATCGATGAAAAGGACCAAATTATGGCGAACCGTTcacgagagagagagaaagagagagagagagagagagagagagagagagagagagagagagagagagagagagagagagagagagagagagagagagagagagagagagagagaggtgTTGAGatg aaaatacaCCCAACCATGGATATCGTTATGTGA